One segment of Panicum virgatum strain AP13 chromosome 3K, P.virgatum_v5, whole genome shotgun sequence DNA contains the following:
- the LOC120699238 gene encoding probable solanesyl-diphosphate synthase 3, chloroplastic isoform X1, whose protein sequence is MAAPSSSLASTSHLSRRATAAVGPCSTRRQLRIRCCWAGGRVASRWRAPGVCFVVSPSQPGLAAVDVPAATMSERTSVSSLLEVVSDDLLKLNNNLKSLVGAENPVLVSAAEQIFGAGGKRLRPALVFLVSRATAELAGLSELSTEHQRLAEIIEMIHTASLIHDDVIDDSGMRRGKETIHQLYGTRVAVLAGDFMFAQSSWFLANLENIEVIKLISQVIKDFASGEIKQASTLFDCDITLDDYLLKSYYKTASLIAASTRSAAIFSGVSTAVCEQMYEYGRNLGLSFQVVDDILDFTQSAEQLGKPAGSDLAKGNLTAPVIFALQDEPELREIIDSEFSETDSLAAAIDLVHRSGGIRRAHELAREKGDLAIQNLQCLPRSDFQSTLEKMVKYNLERIE, encoded by the exons ATGGCGGCGCCGTCGTCCTCCCTCGCCTCCACCTCCCACCTCTCCCGCCGCGCCACGGCCGCGGTCGGCCCGTGCTCCACCCGCCGCCAGCTGCGCATCCGGTGCTGCTGGGCCGGCGGCAGGGTGGCGTCCAGGTGGCGCGCGCCAGGTGTTTGCTTCGTGGTCTCACCCAGCCAGCCAG GTCTTGCTGCGGTCGACGTGCCGGCGGCGACCATGTCCGAGCGTACTTCGGTGTCCTCACTTTTGGAGGTTGTCTCGGACGATTTGCTGAAGCTTAACAACAATCTCAAATCG CTTGTTGGTGCAGAAAATCCAGTTTTGGTTTCTGCGGCTGAACAAATTTTTGGTGCCGGTGGGAAGAGATTAAGACCAGCATTAGTTTTTCTGGTGTCTAGAGCAACTGCTGAATTAGCTGGTTTGTC GGAGCTAAGTACAGAACATCAACGCTTAGCAGAGATTATTGAGATGATTCACACTGCAAGTTTAATACATGATGATGTCATAGATGATAGTGGGATGCGAAGAG GGAAGGAAACTATTCATCAGCTATATGGTACACGGGTGGCTGTACTTGCTGGTGATTTTATGTTTGCACAGTCTTCTTGGTTCCTTGCAAACCTAGAAAACATTGAAGTTATAAAGCTGATCAGTCAG GTAATCAAGGACTTTGCAAGTGGTGAGATAAAACAAGCATCCACTCTGTTTGACTGTGACATCACCCTTGACGATTACCTTCTCAAGAGCTACTACAAAACTGCATCTCTGATAGCAGCAAGCACAAGGTCAGCCGCCATATTCAGTGGCGTCAGCACCGCAGTTTGTGAACAAATGTATGAATATGGCAGGAATCTTGGCCTCTCCTTCCAGGTAGTCGATGACATCCTGGACTTCACCCAATCAGCTGAGCAACTTGGCAAACCAGCAGGAAGTGACTTGGCAAAGGGAAACCTGACAGCTCCGGTCATCTTCGCTTTGCAAGATGAACCAGAGCTGAGGGAGATCATCGATTCTGAGTTCAGTGAGACAGATTCGTTAGCTGCTGCAATAGACCTTGTTCATAGAAGTGGTGGAATAAGGAGGGCACATGAGCTTGCAAGAGAGAAGGGTGACTTGGCCATCCAAAATCTGCAGTGCCTTCCGAGAAGCG
- the LOC120699238 gene encoding probable solanesyl-diphosphate synthase 3, chloroplastic isoform X2 — translation MAAPSSSLASTSHLSRRATAAVGPCSTRRQLRIRCCWAGGRVASRWRAPGLAAVDVPAATMSERTSVSSLLEVVSDDLLKLNNNLKSLVGAENPVLVSAAEQIFGAGGKRLRPALVFLVSRATAELAGLSELSTEHQRLAEIIEMIHTASLIHDDVIDDSGMRRGKETIHQLYGTRVAVLAGDFMFAQSSWFLANLENIEVIKLISQVIKDFASGEIKQASTLFDCDITLDDYLLKSYYKTASLIAASTRSAAIFSGVSTAVCEQMYEYGRNLGLSFQVVDDILDFTQSAEQLGKPAGSDLAKGNLTAPVIFALQDEPELREIIDSEFSETDSLAAAIDLVHRSGGIRRAHELAREKGDLAIQNLQCLPRSDFQSTLEKMVKYNLERIE, via the exons ATGGCGGCGCCGTCGTCCTCCCTCGCCTCCACCTCCCACCTCTCCCGCCGCGCCACGGCCGCGGTCGGCCCGTGCTCCACCCGCCGCCAGCTGCGCATCCGGTGCTGCTGGGCCGGCGGCAGGGTGGCGTCCAGGTGGCGCGCGCCAG GTCTTGCTGCGGTCGACGTGCCGGCGGCGACCATGTCCGAGCGTACTTCGGTGTCCTCACTTTTGGAGGTTGTCTCGGACGATTTGCTGAAGCTTAACAACAATCTCAAATCG CTTGTTGGTGCAGAAAATCCAGTTTTGGTTTCTGCGGCTGAACAAATTTTTGGTGCCGGTGGGAAGAGATTAAGACCAGCATTAGTTTTTCTGGTGTCTAGAGCAACTGCTGAATTAGCTGGTTTGTC GGAGCTAAGTACAGAACATCAACGCTTAGCAGAGATTATTGAGATGATTCACACTGCAAGTTTAATACATGATGATGTCATAGATGATAGTGGGATGCGAAGAG GGAAGGAAACTATTCATCAGCTATATGGTACACGGGTGGCTGTACTTGCTGGTGATTTTATGTTTGCACAGTCTTCTTGGTTCCTTGCAAACCTAGAAAACATTGAAGTTATAAAGCTGATCAGTCAG GTAATCAAGGACTTTGCAAGTGGTGAGATAAAACAAGCATCCACTCTGTTTGACTGTGACATCACCCTTGACGATTACCTTCTCAAGAGCTACTACAAAACTGCATCTCTGATAGCAGCAAGCACAAGGTCAGCCGCCATATTCAGTGGCGTCAGCACCGCAGTTTGTGAACAAATGTATGAATATGGCAGGAATCTTGGCCTCTCCTTCCAGGTAGTCGATGACATCCTGGACTTCACCCAATCAGCTGAGCAACTTGGCAAACCAGCAGGAAGTGACTTGGCAAAGGGAAACCTGACAGCTCCGGTCATCTTCGCTTTGCAAGATGAACCAGAGCTGAGGGAGATCATCGATTCTGAGTTCAGTGAGACAGATTCGTTAGCTGCTGCAATAGACCTTGTTCATAGAAGTGGTGGAATAAGGAGGGCACATGAGCTTGCAAGAGAGAAGGGTGACTTGGCCATCCAAAATCTGCAGTGCCTTCCGAGAAGCG